The Christiangramia salexigens genome includes the window GAGCTTATTCAGGTCATTCCAAGGCACCTGCTTGATCTCTTCTTTAGCAACTTCTCTTTCACTTTTAAATATCTTATCTAATAATCCCATTCGAAATTCTTTTTCGCAAAAGTAATTCTAAGTAAATTTAATAGTCAATAGATCGCATTAAAATTTTAATAAAATCTATTAAAACTGTCGTTTTGTCTTTTATTTTTCAATAAAAACCGTCAAATTGTCGGGTTCTTTCAATGGTATGTTAATTGCCATACTCCACTTAAAAAGTAATACCTATGAATTTCAATAATTTCACAATAAAATCACAAGAGGCTATCCAGCAGGCTCAGCAGCTTGCTCAGGAAATGGGCCATCAGCAAATAGAGAATGAGCATATTTTTAAAGCCATCATGATGGTTGATGAGAATGCAACGCCTTTTCTATTAAAAAAACTGAATATCAATGTTAAGTTGTTCTCTCAGATCCTTGATAAAAGCCTCGAAAGCTTTGCCAAAGTAAGCGGTGGAGATATCATGCTTTCCAGAGAGGCGAGCAAAACGGTTAACGAAGCCTCAAGCATCGCTAAAAAAATGAAGGATGAGTATGTCTCTATTGAACATCTTATTCTGGCTATTTTTAAGTCCTCGAGTAAAGTAGCTCAGATCCTGAAAGATCAGGGCGCTACAGAAAAAGGTCTTAAAGCGGCTATCTCAGAGCTAAGACAGGGCGACCGGGTAACTTCACAAAGTGCAGAAGAAACTTATAACTCTCTTGATAAATACGCGAGAAACCTTAATCAGCTGGCTAAAGACGGAAAACTTGATCCTGTTATTGGGCGGGATGAAGAGATAAGACGAATTCTTCAAATACTTTCAAGAAGGACCAAGAACAACCCGATGCTTGTAGGGGAACCGGGTACGGGAAAAACTGCTATAGCAGAAGGTTTGGCTCATAGAATAGTAGATGGTGATATCCCGGAAAACTTAAGAGATAAGCGAATATATTCTCTCGATATGGGGGCGCTGATCGCCGGAGCTAAATATAAAGGAGAGTTTGAAGAACGTCTAAAAGCGGTTATTAAAGAAGTTACTTCCAGTGACGGTAATATCGTATTATTTATAGACGAAATACATACGCTCGTAGGAGCCGGAGGAGGTCAGGGCGCCATAGATGCGGCTAATATTTTAAAGCCGGCATTGGCTCGTGGGGAACTTAGAGCGATTGGTGCTACTACCCTGGATGAATATCAAAAGTACTTTGAAAAGGATAAAGCCCTAGAGCGAAGATTCCAGAAAGTTATAGTAGAAGAACCAGATACCGAAAGTGCGATCTCAATTTTGAGAGGGATAAAGGAAAAATATGAAACCCATCATAAGGTGCGAATCAAAGATGAAGCGATCATCGCGGCCGTTGAATTGTCACAGCGCTATATCACCAACAGGTTTTTACCGGATAAGGCGATAGACCTTATGGATGAGGCTGCGTCTAAACTTCGCATGGAGATCAATTCAAAACCTGAAGAGTTAGATGTTCTGGATAGAAAGATCATGCAGCTTGAGATCGAAATCGAAGCTATTAAACGGGAAAAAGATGAAATAAAACTTAAGGCATTAAGGGCAGATCTCGCAAATTTAAAAGAAGAAAGAAATGATCTTCATGCAAGATGGATGGGTGAAAAAGAGATCGTGGACAAAATTCAGAATACTAAATCTGATATAGATAACTATAAACTTGAGGCAGAACGCGCAGAACGTGAAGGAGATTATGGAAAAGTTGCCGAAATAAGATACGGGAAGATCAAGGAAGCCCAGGAAAAACTGGAAAAGCTTCAGGAGAAAGTAGCCGAAAACCAGGATGAAAAATCACTCATCCAGGAAGAAGTTACAAATGAAGACATAGCCGAAGTAGTAGCAAAATGGACCGGAATCCCTGTAACTAAGATGCTTCAAAGCGAGCGGGAAAAATTGCTGAGTCTTGAAGATGACCTTCATAAAAGAGTAGTTGGCCAGGATGAGGCCATCATAGCGGTAAGTGATGCAGTGCGAAGAAGTCGCGCCGGTTTACAGGACCAGAATAGACCTATAGGATCTTTCTTATTCCTTGGAACCACTGGGGTTGGTAAGACAGAACTCGCAAAGGCTCTGGCAGAATACCTTTTTGATGATGAGGCGGCGATGACACGAATTGATATGAGCGAATATCAGGAAAGACATGCCGTGAGTAGATTAGTGGGTGCACCTCCGGGATACGTGGGATATGATGAAGGCGGACAATTGACTGAAGCGGTAAGAAGAAAGCCATATTCTGTAATCCTGCTGGATGAAATTGAAAAAGCA containing:
- the clpB gene encoding ATP-dependent chaperone ClpB, which produces MNFNNFTIKSQEAIQQAQQLAQEMGHQQIENEHIFKAIMMVDENATPFLLKKLNINVKLFSQILDKSLESFAKVSGGDIMLSREASKTVNEASSIAKKMKDEYVSIEHLILAIFKSSSKVAQILKDQGATEKGLKAAISELRQGDRVTSQSAEETYNSLDKYARNLNQLAKDGKLDPVIGRDEEIRRILQILSRRTKNNPMLVGEPGTGKTAIAEGLAHRIVDGDIPENLRDKRIYSLDMGALIAGAKYKGEFEERLKAVIKEVTSSDGNIVLFIDEIHTLVGAGGGQGAIDAANILKPALARGELRAIGATTLDEYQKYFEKDKALERRFQKVIVEEPDTESAISILRGIKEKYETHHKVRIKDEAIIAAVELSQRYITNRFLPDKAIDLMDEAASKLRMEINSKPEELDVLDRKIMQLEIEIEAIKREKDEIKLKALRADLANLKEERNDLHARWMGEKEIVDKIQNTKSDIDNYKLEAERAEREGDYGKVAEIRYGKIKEAQEKLEKLQEKVAENQDEKSLIQEEVTNEDIAEVVAKWTGIPVTKMLQSEREKLLSLEDDLHKRVVGQDEAIIAVSDAVRRSRAGLQDQNRPIGSFLFLGTTGVGKTELAKALAEYLFDDEAAMTRIDMSEYQERHAVSRLVGAPPGYVGYDEGGQLTEAVRRKPYSVILLDEIEKAHPDTFNILLQVLDEGRLTDNKGRLADFKNTIIIMTSNMGSDIIQEKFENIKDLDTAMETAKTEVLGVLKQNVRPEFINRIDDIVMFRPLTQQDINKIVALQLKGVKKMLAKQNIVLDATEEAVKYLAARGFDPQYGARPVKRVVQKEVLNKLSKEILGGKITTESIILLDEFNDELVFRNQEELASKN